The Sulfitobacter faviae genome includes a region encoding these proteins:
- a CDS encoding ImmA/IrrE family metallo-endopeptidase, whose protein sequence is MAFRRGFKSQCERRSVEFRKQFGLSDHDALSADRLAEELRVTVWSTDEVDGISESARSVLSDETDQSWSALTMRLGAAHLVVHKPVSSKGRRNNVVMHELAHIILGHELASACILEDGSLVPGNFDQDQEDEADWLAGALLLPRPALLSIRRRRLSDRDACKEHLVSPDMLKWRFRMTGVDYQLLRRHT, encoded by the coding sequence GTGGCATTCAGACGAGGGTTCAAATCTCAATGTGAGCGGCGATCGGTCGAGTTTCGAAAACAGTTTGGCCTGTCGGATCACGACGCGCTGTCTGCCGACCGATTGGCAGAAGAGCTTCGAGTAACTGTTTGGTCCACCGATGAAGTTGATGGGATATCAGAAAGCGCAAGGTCGGTTCTGAGCGACGAGACTGATCAATCGTGGTCCGCCCTCACGATGAGATTAGGCGCGGCCCATCTTGTCGTTCACAAACCGGTTTCATCTAAAGGTCGTCGCAACAATGTGGTGATGCACGAGCTGGCGCACATCATCTTGGGCCACGAACTCGCATCAGCCTGCATCCTAGAGGACGGCTCGCTTGTCCCGGGAAACTTCGATCAAGACCAGGAAGACGAAGCCGACTGGTTGGCCGGCGCCTTGCTGCTGCCCCGGCCCGCCCTTTTGTCTATTCGTCGCCGTCGGCTCTCAGACCGTGACGCTTGCAAAGAACATCTCGTCAGTCCGGACATGCTGAAGTGGCGGTTTCGGATGACGGGTGTAGACTACCAGCTTTTGCGCCGCCACACGTAG
- a CDS encoding helix-turn-helix domain-containing protein, giving the protein MGVRAAAKEIGISPTTLTRIEKGHVPDVGTLNKLSEWLGEEPSKFTGVGDLQIAFKNRKAVPQATALALAELITQASRQFEQDVDARGH; this is encoded by the coding sequence ATGGGGGTTAGGGCTGCCGCGAAGGAGATCGGGATCAGTCCGACCACACTCACGAGGATCGAAAAAGGGCATGTGCCAGACGTGGGCACGCTCAACAAACTCAGCGAATGGTTGGGGGAGGAGCCTTCGAAGTTCACGGGCGTTGGAGACCTTCAAATCGCATTCAAGAACAGAAAAGCCGTCCCGCAAGCGACCGCCCTTGCTCTGGCTGAACTAATCACCCAGGCTTCGCGACAATTCGAACAAGACGTCGATGCTCGAGGACACTAA